In Bombus pascuorum chromosome 13, iyBomPasc1.1, whole genome shotgun sequence, a single genomic region encodes these proteins:
- the LOC132913083 gene encoding plasminogen-like — protein sequence MAGTANDYMGTLSKTRSGRDCDKWPIRPKLPAMAQNASRANTTKSTRVRSAKIGANVAVPKTSLTVGREYFNDSVFPEGSAKNASNYCRNPSRNIAGTWCYTKDPLVPHDLCNVRDCEKPDLSYEIVSSVNFH from the exons ATGGCAGGTACGGCGAACGATTACATGGGAACACTTTCGAAAACACGTTCAGGACGTGATTGTGACAAATGGCCAATCAGACCCAAATTACCAGCAATGGCCCAAAATGCGTCTCGAGCAAATACCACCAAATCGACTCGCGTCAGATCTGCAAAAATTGGAGCAAATGTAGCAGTTCCCAAAACCAGTTTGACAGTCGGTCGagaatatttcaatgataGCGTCTTCCCAGAAGGAAGTGCCAAGAATGCCAGTAATTATTGTAGAAATCCGTCGCGTAATATCGCCGGCACTTGGTGTTACACCAAGGATCCTTTGGTGCCCCATGATCTATGCAACGTTAGAGATTGTGAGAAACCAG ATCTTTCGTATGAAATAGTTTCCTCGGTGAATTTTCATTAG